GCCATGACCCGGTATGCGGTGTGGAAGATGTACGCCGACCCCCACACTGGACCGAAACGGTCGGCTCGTGGGCTGCGAAATGGCCTGACCGGGTGGAGGAGTGGTGGACCGCCCGAGTGAAGCCGATGGCGTACACGCTGCGCGAGTATCGGGAAGCCATCGACTCGGGTCGATCACATTCGGTGGCGAACACAGCCACGAGGACTTTGTCAGGCACCTCGGAAACGCGGGCCGCAAGGAACTGAAGATCGTGGACGACGAGGGGAAACCCTTGGATGTCCTCCAGAAGCAAGATGGTCGGGCTGACCTCAAGTTTGATGCCGCGATGGCGTCGGTGCTGTCGTGGAAAGCCTGTCTGGACGCACGCAAGTCAGGGGCTCGACCGCCAAGGCCGGTCGGAATGCCACGTCGCATCTACTGAGAGGGGTGGTGCATGATTCCGGTGACGCCGGCCGAATGGCTCCCCGTCCTCACAGCCCGTTTGGATGCTGCGCAGCCGCGAATCAGTCTGCTGCGTCGCTACGTTGACGGCGACGCCCCGCTCCCTGAGATGGGTAAGAATGTGCGGGCGTCGTGGCAGCGTTTTCAGCGGCAGTCGCGCGTCAACCTGGCGACGAAGATCTCGTCATCCTTGGCGGAGCGGCTGATCCCCAACGGTATTGATGTTGGCTCCAACACCGACAGTGATGTGGTGGCTGCGGCGCAAAGGATCTGGCGCGATAACCGCATCAAAGGTGTGGTCGCTAAGGAAGCCACCCATCACATGCTGAATTACGCCACCAGCTACATGACTGCATGGGTCGGGGACAATGGGCACGCCGTCATCACGGCGGACTCACCGGAAATGATGTACGCGGCGACTGACCCGTTGCAGCCGTGGAAGGCGCGCGCCGCGATCCGTTGGTGGCGTGACTCGGATGCGGAAACAGACTTTGCGATCGTGTGGTGTCAGATCGGCTGGCAGCTGTTCAGCCGTTCGGTGTGGGTAAACCCTGCCGAGGTGGTGGAGCGGCGCATCCGCAACAACCGTGCCAGTTCGGATCAGTGGGATGCGGCGACAGAGTTCGTCATCACCGGCGAGGGGCCGCCGGTGGTGGTGTTGAACAACCCGCTCGGAATGGGTGAGTTCGAACCCCATCTCGACACCATCACCCGCATCAACGCGGGAATCCTCGAGCGTCGTGTGACATCAGCGATGCAGGCGTGGCGTCAGCGCGCCCTCACGGGAGGTCTGCCACAGAAGGACGCCGAAGGCAACGACATCGATTGGGCGTCGGTGTTCGAGCCGGCGCCTGGTGCGTTGTGGGACATCCCTGCTGGTATCGAGTTGTGGGAGTCCGATGCCACCGATATTAGGCCTCTTCTGGAGGGTGTGAAGGATGACTTGCGGGAGCTGTCGGAGATGTCGGCCACCCCGTTCCCCGCGCTGCTTCCGGGTTCTCAGAATCAGTCGGCTACCGGCTCTGCTGCGATGAAGGAAGCGTTGATCCTGAAGGCGCGTGACCGACTTGACGTGGTTGATACGGGCTTGTCGGCGATCATCTCGAAAGCTTTGCGTATCGAGGGGTTTGAGACCGAGGAGACGATCTCCTTGTCGTGGGAACCGCCGGATCACGTGTCGCTGTCGGAGAAGTATGACGCCGCGGTGAAGGCGAAGGGTGCGGGGGAGTCATGGAAGTCGATTGCCCGCAACATTCTTGGCTACTCGCCGGAGCAGATCGAGCAGGATGCCTTAGATCTGGCTGACGAGCAGCTGATGAGTTTCGTGGACAACGCGAATGCCCGAGTCTGATCGCCTTCTGATCGGCTACCAACAGGCCGTTGCGGACGTCCGCGCGCGGGTGATGAACTACGCCAACGCAATCTGGGGTGGGCTTCCCGCGTTCCGTGATGCTCAGGCAGAGAGGCTGATTGCCCGACTGGTGCCGATGGTGACGGCGGGACAACTTCAAGTCGCGAATCTGACGTCCAGTTATATTGCCCGTGCTGTATCAGGTGGAGTTCCGCTTCCAGTGGATCGAGACGGGGTTACCCGTGGCCGTGGGGTGGACCCCGAACTGTTGTACCGGAGGCCTTTTGAGCAGGTATGGGCCGACCTTTCCGAATCCGCACCGCTGGATGCGGCAGTCGCGGCCGGGGCCACACGGTTGATGCATCTGGTGGCGACGGACATGCAGATGGCGAAGGTACGGCAGGCCGACGCGTCCCTCCAGGCTGCTGGAGTCAAGGCGTACCGGCGGGTGCTGAACGGCCCCAAGAACTGTGCTCTCTGTGTCATCGCCTCTACTCAGCGCTATCACGTTGGTGACCTGTCGCCCATACACCCTGGATGTGACTGTTCGGTCGCTCCCGTGAAGTCGGATTGGAACGGCGACCGGGTGATCGATCCGGATCTACTCGAGGACACACACAAGCAGGTGCGGGAACTTACCGGCGCCGACAATCGCGCCGCCCACGACTACCAGAAACTTCTCCTGGTCCGCGACCACGGAGAGATCGGCCCCGTCCTCACATGGCGGGACCAGAACTTCAAAGCCGCCTAGAGCTTCCCTCGCACACCAGTGCGGGGATTTTGAGCGCCGCAACGGCGCACCATCCGACGAAACGTCAGGAGCAACATGCCCGAGGAAACTGCTGCCGCCGAAACGGTTGACCAGCAAGACGACCCGACCGCCGAGGTTGAGACCACCGACAGTGAGCCCACGCTCAGTGTGGAGGATCTCATCGCTGAACGCGACAAGTGGAAGTCGCTGTCTCGCGAGAACGAGAAGGGCCGGAAGGCGAACGCCGACAAGGCCCGCAAGTACGACGAACTGCTGGCGCAGAAGGAACGCGACGAGCAGACCTGGCAGGAGCGGGCCGAAAAGGCCGAAGCTGCCCTCGCTGCAAACACGAAGCAGCGGGAACGCGACAACCTCGCCAAGAAGATCGTGGAAGGCACCGATGTGCCCGCGGATCTACTCGTCGGTGACACCGAGGAGGAGATGCGCGCCCATCTCGACCGCCTGCAATCGTTCCGCGGACCCAAGCAGACCGTACCGCCCGCTGCCCCGGCATCGGTGGTTGCCAATGCCGATGCGGCGCCGGCGAACAAGGTGCAGCAGCTCACTCAGGCAGACCTGAAGAACATGTCCCCAGCCCAGATTCGCGACGCTGACGCCAAAGGCCAGCTCGACGAACTCAAGGGCATCCGAAAGTAAGGAGCCATCATGGCCATCACCCATTTCATTCCCGAACTGTGGGCGGCGAACATCACCCAGGCGTGGGACGCCGAGAAGGTGTTCGCCGCTCTGCTCGACCGCCAGTACGAAGGCGTCGCGACAAAGGGCAACACCGTCCACATCCCCGGTGTCGTCGCACCCGCGATCAAGGACTACAAGGCCAACAACCGCACCACGTCGGCTGACGCCATCACCGACACCGGCGTCGACCTCCTGATCGACCAGGAGAAGAACTTCGACTTCAAGGTCGACGACATCGACGCCGCCCAGTCTGCGGGCAGCCTGGCCCCGTACACCGACGCCGCCGGAAAGGCGCTCGTCGATGACGCGGACAAGTTCATCGCCACCATGCTCGCCGCCGGAGCCACCAACCTGTCGGGCTCCGCTCCGGACACCGGGAACAAGGCATTCGACCTCGTCAAGGCTGCTCGTGTGGCCCTGAACAAGAAGAACGCCCCGCCTCCGGCCGAGTTCTCGTGTGCAACGCCGACTTCGAAGGTCTGCTCCTCGGCGCGGATTCGAAGCTCACCAGCTTCGATGTGTCCGGCGACAACAACGGCCTCCGCAACGGCACCATCGGCTCCCTCCTCGGGTTCCGTGTGCTGTCGTCGAACAACCTGCCCAACAACTCCACCCCCGGCTTCGTGGCGTTCCACCCGGAGGCCGCGGCCTACGTGTCGCAGCTCGATAAGGTGGAGGCCCTGCGCGCCGACAACAGCTTCGCCGACCGGCTGCGCGGCCTGCACGTGTACGGCGGCAAGGTTGTCCGTCCGGACGGCGTCGTCAAGTTCGGAATGACTTCGGGTAGCTGATCCAGGTGTCTCTTCCTCCCCTTGCTGTTCGTGACGACGTGATCGCCGTGGCGCAAAGGGACCTGACCGAACCTGAGCACGCGTCGGTGTATCAACTGTTGGATGCGGCATCGGACCAGTTCCGTGCCGCATCCCAACAGCAGTTCACCCCCGGCGAGTCGACGGTGCGGTTGAAGGTGAATGGTGGGCGGGTCCGTCTGGACCAGTTGCCAGTCACAGGGGTGACGTCTGTGACCGATGACGCGGGAAACTCTGTGGACTACACCCGAAATGGGATGTGGTTGACCGTCGGATGTGATTCTTCACGGTTCCTCACTGTCACATACTCGCATGGCGGAGAAGTGCCGCCGCGTGTGAAGAATGCGGTCGCCGAAATGGTGATCCGCGCTCTTGTGACGCCGGAGGAAGTGATGGCCGGAGCCCGGTCGCTGACCGACTCCGCAGGTCCGATCTCGCAGACCACTGCATGGTCGGTCCGAGCGCCGAACTCGGGTTTGCAGATGTCCGAGTCGGACCTGAAGTTGGCGGCATCGTTTCGCTGGCAGGGAGGGCAAGTCATTGTCCAGGCACCGTAGGGGAATACCCGCCGTCTTCGACGTAGAACACCTGCCGTTCAACGGAACCGGCGCCGACGACTACGGCAACGATGTCGAGTCCTGGGCGAACCGGACCCGCGGAAGTTCGTGACGTTCATCGACCCACAAAGCGATGAACTAGATCTCCCGGGGCACATCCGGGACTCCGTTGACGTGGGAATCATCGTCCTCCCCGATTTCGGTCCGGTGTCACCACGTGACAGGGAAGTCATCGACGGAACTGTCTATGACGTTGTCGGCCAACCCAAGGACTACACCAGGATTCCGTCTCTCACGGGCGGCGGTTGCTACGTCGTAACTCTGAAGGTGGTGAAGTCGTCGTGAGAATCGAGTGGAATCAGAAGGCGTTCAAGGACGTCCGATACGGTCGGACGTCCGACATCATCAGCGAGCTCGAGGGTCATGCTGAGCGCATTGCTGACGATGCGAGCGCTATGGCGAGGGCACGTACGCGGTGGGTTCACGGCAGGCATGGCACGTCCCCAGGGCGTTGGCGTGCCTCTGTCGTCACCGCCGACTACAAGGCGCAACGCGACAATGCCCGCAACAACACGATCCTCAGGGCTCTCGATAACTGATGTCGACACCCACGCTGGCGGCGCTCTCCATCTGCCGAGCGGCGCTGCCTGGAGTGAAGTTCTCCACGACCGTCTCAGAAGACCCTGCCCGATTCGGGAGGGTTTCTCGTATCGGCGGCCCACGGGATCGCTCACTGGATCGCGCTCGCATCCTTGTCGAACTGTACGGCTCAACCCCAAGGGCAGCCCGGACACGGCGTGGACTGAGCAATCGATCGGAACCATCGCGGACGGATTCCAGGCTGCATCTCCGGCAGGCCTGGTCGACTGGCATGCAGCCTGGCCGACTATCCCAACCGACATGGCTTCCGTTCACCGGACACTCTCGTGCTCCGACCTAAAGTCTCCTAACTGAATAACCCTTCGCGGCTCCTGTCACCTCGCCTGAAAGGGGCAAAACAATGCAGTCGAACACTCTTACGTGGCGCAGTCGCTCGATTACTGGCGGGACGGAAACGAACGCCGGTCGAGACCGTTACCCCCACAGGCGGGCTGCCCATGGGCCGCCGCCCCCGAGGATGGCAGCCTGGAAATCCGCTCCGCGATGGTTCCGATCGATTTGCCTCGACGCTCGCCAGCGGCCGCTGTCCGGGCTGCCGACCGCTATTCGGGGTTGAGGTCGACATGACAGTGTCGACTGCCACAGGGAGTGCGCAGGAGCGCGAAAGATTCGCAGGTGAGCGATGTCCCGTGGTGCCGGGGCCAGCCGTATAGCGAGAAGCAACCGTCGCAGGTGCGACCGCGCCGCGGCGCCCGGCCCCGAATCGGAGCAGCGCGGTCTTCTGAGACGGTCGTGGAGAACTTCACTCCAGGCAGCGCCGCTCGGCAGATGGAGAGCGCCGCCAGCGTGGGTGTCGACATCAGTTATCCGAGAGCCCTGAGGATCGTGTTGTTGCGGGCATTGTCGCGTTGCGCCTGTAGTCGGCGGTGACGACAGAGGCACGCCAACGGCCCTGGGGACGTGCCATGCCTGCCCGTGAACCCACCGCGTACGTGCCTCGCCCATAGCGCTCGCATCGTCAGCAATGCGCTCAGCATGACCCTCGAGCTCGCTGATGATGTCGGACGTCCGACCGTATCGGACGTCCTTGAACGCCTTCTGATTCCACTCGATTCTCACGACGACTTCACCACCTTCAGAGTTACGACGTAGCAACCGCCGCCGTGAGAGACGGAATCCTGGTGTAGTCCTTGGTTGGCCGACAACGTCATAGACAGTTCCGTCGATGACTTCCCTGTCACGTGGTGACACCGGACCGAAATCGGGGAGGACGATGATTCCACGTCAACGGAGTCCCGGATGTGCCCCGGGAGATCTAGTTCATCGCTTTGTGGGTCGATGAACGTCACGAACTTCCGCGGGTCCGGTTCGCCCCAGGACTCGACATCGTTGCCGTAGTCGTCGGCGCCGGTTCCGTTGAACGGCAGGTGTTCTACGTCGAAGACGGCGGGTATTCCCCTACGGTGCCTGGACAATGACTTGCCCTCCCTGCCAGCGAAACGATGCCGCCAACTTCAGGTCCGACTCGGACATCTGCAAACCCGAGTTCGGCGCTCGGACCGACCATGCAGTGGTCTGCGAGATCGGACCTGCGGAGTCGGTCAGCGACCGGGCTCCGGCCATCACTTCCTCCGGCGTCACAAGAGCGCGGATCACCATTTCGGCGACCGCATTCTTCACACGCGGCGGCACTTCTCCGCCATGCGAGTATGTGACAGTGAGGAACCGTGAAGAATCACATCCGACGGTCAACCACATCCCATTTCGGGTGTAGTCCACAGAGTTTCCCGCGTCATCGGTCACAGACGTCACCCCTGTGACTGGCAACTGGTCCAGACGGACCCGCCCACCATTCACCTTCAACCGCACCGTCGACTCGCCGGGGGTGAACTGCTGTTGGGATGCGGCACGGAACTGGTCCGATGCCGCATCCAACAGTTGATACACCGACGCGTGCTCAGGTTCGGTCAGGTCCCTTTGCGCCACGGCGATCACGTCGTCACGAACAGCAAGGGGAGGAAGAGACACCTGGATCAGCTACCCGAAGTCATTCCGAACTTGACGACGCCGTCCGGACGGACAACCTTGCCGCCGTACACGTGCAGGCCGCGCAGCCGGTCGGCGAAGCTGTTGTCGGCGCGCAGGGCCTCCACCTTATCGAGCTGCGACACGTAGGCCGCGGCCTCCGGGTGGAACGCCACGAAGCCGGGGGTGGAGTTGTTGGGCAGGTTGTTCGACGACAGCACACGGAACCCGAGGAGGGAGCCGATGGTGCCGTTGCGGAGGCCGTTGTTGTCGCCGGACACATCGAAGCTGGTGAGCTTCGAATCCGCGCCGAGGAGCAGACCTTCGAAGTCGGCGTTGCACACGAGAACTCGGCCGGAGGCGGGGGCGTTCTTCTTGTTCAGGGCCACACGAGCAGCCTTGACGAGGTCGAATGCCTTGTTCCCGGTGTCCGGAGCGGAGCCCGACAGGTTGGTGGCTCCGGCGGCGAGCATGGTGGCGATGAACTTGTCCGCGTCATCGACGAGCGCCTTTCCGGCGGCGTCGGTGTACGGGGCCAGGCTGCCCGCAGACTGGGCGGCGTCGATGTCGTCGACCTTGAAGTCGAAGTTCTTCTCCTGGTCGATCAGGAGGTCGACGCCGGTGTCGGTGATGGCGTCAGCCGACGTGGTGCGGTTGTTGGCCTTGTAGTCCTTGATCGCGGGTGCGACGACACCGGGGATGTGGACGGTGTTGCCCTTTGTCGCGACGCCTTCGTACTGGCGGTCGAGCAGAGCGGCGAACACCTTCTCGGCGTCCCACGCCTGGGTGATGTTCGCCGCCCACAGTTCGGGAATGAAATGGGTGATGGCCATGATGGCTCCTTACTTTCGGATGCCCTTGAGTTCGTCGAGCTGGCCTTTGGCGTCAGCGTCGCGAATCTGGGCTGGGGACATGTTCTTCAGGTCTGCCTGAGTGAGCTGCTGCACCTTGTTCGCCGGCGCCGCATCGGCATTGGCAACCACCGATGCCGGGGCAGCGGGCGGTACGGTCTGCTTGGGTCCGCGGAACGATTGCAGGCGGTCGAGATGGGCGCGCATCTCCTCCTCGGTGTCACCGACGAGTAGATCCGCGGGCACATCGGTGCCTTCCACGATCTTCTTGGCGAGGTTGTCGCGTTCCCGCTGCTTCGTGTTTGCAGCGAGGGCAGCTTCGGCCTTTTCGGCCCGCTCCTGCCAGGTCTGCTCGTCGCGTTCCTTCTGCGCCAGCAGTTCGTCGTACTTGCGGGCCTTGTCGGCGTTCGCCTTCCGGCCCTTCTCGTTCTCGCGAGACAGCGACTTCCACTTGTCGCGTTCAGCGATGAGATCCTCCACACTGAGCGTGGGCTCACTGTCGGTGGTCTCAACCTCGGCGGTCGGGTCGTCTTGCTGGTCAACCGTTTCGGCGGCAGCAGTTTCCTCGGGCATGTTGCTCCTGACGTTTCGTCGGATGGTGCGCCGTTGCGGCGCTCAAAATCCCCGCACTGGTGTGCGAGGGAAGCTCTAGGCGGCTTTGAAGTTCTGGTCCCGCCATGTGAGGACGGGGCCGATCTCTCCGTGGTCGCGGACCAGGAGAAGTTTCTGGTA
The DNA window shown above is from Gordonia westfalica and carries:
- a CDS encoding phage portal protein, with translation MIPVTPAEWLPVLTARLDAAQPRISLLRRYVDGDAPLPEMGKNVRASWQRFQRQSRVNLATKISSSLAERLIPNGIDVGSNTDSDVVAAAQRIWRDNRIKGVVAKEATHHMLNYATSYMTAWVGDNGHAVITADSPEMMYAATDPLQPWKARAAIRWWRDSDAETDFAIVWCQIGWQLFSRSVWVNPAEVVERRIRNNRASSDQWDAATEFVITGEGPPVVVLNNPLGMGEFEPHLDTITRINAGILERRVTSAMQAWRQRALTGGLPQKDAEGNDIDWASVFEPAPGALWDIPAGIELWESDATDIRPLLEGVKDDLRELSEMSATPFPALLPGSQNQSATGSAAMKEALILKARDRLDVVDTGLSAIISKALRIEGFETEETISLSWEPPDHVSLSEKYDAAVKAKGAGESWKSIARNILGYSPEQIEQDALDLADEQLMSFVDNANARV
- a CDS encoding phage capsid protein; amino-acid sequence: MAITHFIPELWAANITQAWDAEKVFAALLDRQYEGVATKGNTVHIPGVVAPAIKDYKANNRTTSADAITDTGVDLLIDQEKNFDFKVDDIDAAQSAGSLAPYTDAAGKALVDDADKFIATMLAAGATNLSGSAPDTGNKAFDLVKAARVALNKKNAPASGRVLVCNADFEGLLLGADSKLTSFDVSGDNNGLRNGTIGSLLGFRVLSSNNLPNNSTPGFVAFHPEAAAYVSQLDKVEALRADNSFADRLRGLHVYGGKVVRPDGVVKFGMTSGS